Part of the bacterium genome is shown below.
AATATATCTTTAGGAAGAGAACCTATAAGTGCAAATTTTAACATTAACAAGCACACTACTCCAATAACGCCGAATGCACCTACATTATGATCTTTCATTATCTTTAGCATATCATCTCTATTCTTGCCGCCGAATAAACCGTCTACAGAATCTATAAACCCGTCCAGATGCAGTCCTCCTGTTAGTATTGCAAGTATCGTTACAATAAACGCACTCAACACAAGTGGAGAGAACATGTTTCTAAGGATTAAGTAGACAGTGGAAAGCATCAATCCAAGAATTATGCCAACAACAGGGAAAAACAGGACGGAGTCCTTTATTTTCTTTTCTTTAATACTTCTTGAGAATTTCTCAAATGGAAGAATAGTCAAAAAATTTATTGCAAAGAATAGACTTTCCATTACACAAACTTCTCTATCATTCTTGAAATCTCAGCAAACACTTCTTCCACACTCACTTCCTCCATACATCTGTGATCATTTGGACATTTCCGAAGAAAGCACGGTGAGCAGCTAACTCTCTTATATATTATCTGTAATTTTTCAGATGGAATTGCAACTGTATTTGGATTTGTCGGGCCAAAGATTGCCAGTGTTGGAACTCTTAACGCAGATGCAATATACAGAGGCCCTGTATCCCCTGTTATAAATAATCTGCATTTATTAACCAGACCTATGCTATCCTGAAGAGTTGTCTTTCCAGCTGCCATAGCGCATTTGTTTCTTAATCCTTTTGCCAGTCCATTTACTTGACCTTGATCATGCGGACCGCCAAACAAAACTAATTTTACATTATAAGCACTAATCAATCTGAGACCTAATTCTGCGTATTTTTTAGCAGGCCAGCACTTTGCTTTCCCATACGCAGCTCCAGGATTAAATCCTATTATTGTATCTGTTTCATCTATCTTATTTTTCTTAAGAAAATTTTTCACAAAGGCTTCCGACTCTTTTGAAACATTTAGAACTAGTTCTCTATCTGCTTGCTTTTTGCCTATTAAATTAGCTATATTTAAAAAATAATCTATCCTGAGCTTTTCAAACTCCAAATCTGCTGTGCGTGGAGTCTTTATGTTTAAAAACATGTTTCTACAATCCGTCTTATATCCCACTCTATACTTTGTGCCAAGTAAAAATAAAAATAGTGCTGAACTAAAGGAATTAGGAAAGGCTATTCCTATATCAAATCTTTCCTTTCTTAACTTTTTAATCAATCTGATATATCCGACTCGGTTCTTTGGATTGCAAACAATAATATCATCAATAAATGGATTGCCAATAAACACATCTTTAACCCATTCTTTTACAACAATGGTAATTTTTGCATCTGGAAAATTTTCTGCCAGTTGTGTGATTGCCGGCGTAGTCATAATGGCATCACCTATCCAGTTAACACTTCTTACAACAATCTTTTTAACTTGACTGGTATCTATTTCTTGCATTTTCTTTCCCACGCTTTTGCATATTTAGAAAATACATAAAAAGCGCCTAATGTGCACACTATTATACCCACAGCTCCATCCAAAAAACCCCTTTTAAGAATATACATTTTGAAGAACTTACCAAAAGGCCATAGAACTAAATGAAATATCCCTATCCTGCGCTTCTTCTTTAGCATTTCCTTAGCAGCCAAATCAGTATATTTATTAAACTTCTGGAAATAATGTTCCAGATTACGATATGGCTGATGAATCAGATCTCCACATAAATAGCCTTTTTCCCCTTTCAACTCAACGCTTGAACCTAATTCTCTGTCTTTATATACTGCTCCCTCACGCTGAAATAGTCGCAAGACATAATCAGGATACCATCCACAATAGTTAACTGGTTTTCCTAAAAAATAATTCTTGCGAGTTATGTAATAGCCATTCAGAGCAGGCCTGCTTT
Proteins encoded:
- the waaF gene encoding lipopolysaccharide heptosyltransferase II; translated protein: MQEIDTSQVKKIVVRSVNWIGDAIMTTPAITQLAENFPDAKITIVVKEWVKDVFIGNPFIDDIIVCNPKNRVGYIRLIKKLRKERFDIGIAFPNSFSSALFLFLLGTKYRVGYKTDCRNMFLNIKTPRTADLEFEKLRIDYFLNIANLIGKKQADRELVLNVSKESEAFVKNFLKKNKIDETDTIIGFNPGAAYGKAKCWPAKKYAELGLRLISAYNVKLVLFGGPHDQGQVNGLAKGLRNKCAMAAGKTTLQDSIGLVNKCRLFITGDTGPLYIASALRVPTLAIFGPTNPNTVAIPSEKLQIIYKRVSCSPCFLRKCPNDHRCMEEVSVEEVFAEISRMIEKFV
- a CDS encoding glycosyltransferase family 2 protein, which produces MSNLSAIILTHNSSDTLEKCLESIKWITDIVIVDSGSTDRTIEIAKTYTDRVYYNKYVNYGRQLNWALKKIANDWILVVDSDEAVTTELSRNIEKLIKSRPALNGYYITRKNYFLGKPVNYCGWYPDYVLRLFQREGAVYKDRELGSSVELKGEKGYLCGDLIHQPYRNLEHYFQKFNKYTDLAAKEMLKKKRRIGIFHLVLWPFGKFFKMYILKRGFLDGAVGIIVCTLGAFYVFSKYAKAWERKCKK
- the cobS gene encoding adenosylcobinamide-GDP ribazoletransferase; the protein is MESLFFAINFLTILPFEKFSRSIKEKKIKDSVLFFPVVGIILGLMLSTVYLILRNMFSPLVLSAFIVTILAILTGGLHLDGFIDSVDGLFGGKNRDDMLKIMKDHNVGAFGVIGVVCLLMLKFALIGSLPKDIFAKAIFIMPVLSRSSMSFVLLLTPSSKNNGLGSIFAGERKAVYWLIPVLISYILVVLLFGVKGNFITFFAFLFAIIMRGYFLRKIGGVTGDTLGMLNELVEVFVLFCVRGFV